A genomic window from Fibrobacterota bacterium includes:
- a CDS encoding prepilin-type N-terminal cleavage/methylation domain-containing protein, whose translation MKNRRGLSLIELVVAVILTGLVCWATLSLFANENTAYTRTREKVRLQSDAREAVRLVQEEIQNMGFRTAVATGSRIQSAIDTCTDVFANAASGDSSSFSYRNSATLAGDSISFQLHELQSGSLASCVNLRTIGYRQKGSQLQRRWCNGNCTSEAWIPLLDSVVSFQVRYGIASRMPDTSSGFTRASLSNPASWTGGTLTKSGTAPNVILKGWTTATQRALFSVAVDTLNPLQTWEISFTAQVDDAFLANHDSLSLRVGFFKTDGSVSNISDTTTFLAGTSSASSRQVVVRIAPGTSAVNGRVLGIEGKLKSTTQSGWTLTLSNIRMERVNRGILRWTESPTVAEKNKTRAVELNLLVKAQNGTRESFTGTFDSTSLGQRGLAYTPSGADLNRSFVLFKRIVPVVNNGI comes from the coding sequence ATGAAGAACCGTCGCGGACTCTCCCTGATCGAACTGGTGGTCGCGGTGATCCTCACCGGACTGGTGTGCTGGGCCACCCTGAGCCTGTTCGCCAACGAGAACACCGCCTACACCAGGACACGGGAAAAAGTCCGCCTGCAGTCCGATGCCCGCGAGGCGGTTCGGCTTGTCCAGGAAGAAATCCAGAACATGGGATTTCGAACCGCCGTGGCGACCGGATCCCGCATCCAAAGCGCCATCGACACCTGCACCGACGTGTTCGCCAACGCGGCTTCGGGCGATTCGTCCTCCTTTTCCTACAGGAATTCCGCCACTCTCGCCGGGGATTCCATCAGTTTCCAATTGCATGAACTCCAGAGCGGATCGCTCGCGTCCTGCGTGAACCTCCGCACCATCGGATACCGCCAGAAGGGATCCCAGCTCCAGCGCCGCTGGTGCAATGGAAACTGCACTTCCGAAGCCTGGATCCCCCTGTTGGACAGCGTGGTCAGTTTCCAGGTCCGCTACGGGATCGCATCGAGGATGCCGGACACGTCTTCCGGCTTCACCCGCGCGAGCCTCTCCAACCCGGCCTCCTGGACGGGAGGCACGTTGACAAAATCCGGCACCGCCCCCAACGTGATCCTCAAGGGGTGGACCACAGCCACCCAGAGGGCGCTGTTCTCCGTGGCGGTGGATACGCTCAACCCGTTGCAAACCTGGGAAATTTCCTTTACCGCACAGGTGGACGACGCGTTTTTGGCCAACCACGATTCGCTGTCCCTGCGCGTGGGATTTTTCAAAACGGACGGTTCGGTCTCCAACATCTCCGACACCACGACATTCCTCGCCGGAACCTCCAGCGCATCCAGCAGGCAGGTGGTGGTACGGATCGCCCCTGGAACATCGGCGGTCAACGGCCGGGTGCTGGGGATCGAGGGAAAGCTCAAGTCCACCACCCAAAGCGGCTGGACCCTGACGCTCTCCAACATCCGCATGGAGCGCGTCAACCGGGGCATCCTGCGTTGGACGGAATCCCCCACCGTGGCGGAAAAGAACAAGACGCGCGCGGTGGAACTCAATCTGCTCGTGAAAGCCCAGAACGGTACCCGGGAATCCTTCACCGGGACTTTCGACAGCACATCCCTTGGCCAACGGGGCCTCGCCTACACGCCTTCTGGCGCCGATCTCAACCGAAGCTTCGTGCTTTTCAAACGCATCGTACCGGTGGTGAACAATGGAATCTGA
- a CDS encoding prepilin-type N-terminal cleavage/methylation domain-containing protein has translation MRRSLNGIRHLRGGGYTLIEVLIAMVILVAIYPAISTLVSGSRKAQVSGFRMEQASSLAETTIDSLASLPSGAWATGSSQRVIAGVVYTASWTRPAGVAPWIFPVTITWIQGSLQHSVSLPAVLR, from the coding sequence ATGAGGCGCTCCCTGAATGGAATTCGCCACCTCCGTGGCGGTGGATACACCCTCATCGAGGTGCTGATCGCCATGGTGATCCTCGTGGCCATTTACCCGGCCATTTCCACACTGGTATCGGGATCCCGCAAGGCCCAGGTGAGCGGCTTCCGGATGGAACAAGCCTCGTCGCTTGCGGAAACGACGATCGATTCCTTGGCGAGCCTGCCCTCCGGCGCCTGGGCCACGGGCTCGTCGCAACGCGTCATCGCAGGGGTCGTGTACACGGCTTCCTGGACCCGTCCCGCCGGTGTGGCCCCCTGGATCTTTCCCGTGACCATCACGTGGATCCAGGGAAGCCTGCAGCATTCGGTATCCCTGCCGGCGGTGCTCCGATGA
- a CDS encoding asparaginase — protein MKRIVEVVFTGGTIGSVAIGDTLDTSSNPPRQLLSMCGMEGVEFRESEPFRILSEDAGTEHWTRLAAHLAGLDYANLDAIVVTHGSDTMAWTAKALAFALAGAPVPIVLVGSDRPLADPSSNGCDNFRDAVAFALGEKLPGVYVAWKNRQEPTSIHLAGRILPCDPYDDGFRSARGLRFGVVEKGVFQRGTEDANPTRSRIARSAMEQAWKRSRSEATAGTAFDSRVLVLPARPGADHSSVDPSTWNAILQIAYHSSTAPSQPGHGSLQDLASRCAVTGVPLILGPCRRDHAAYESASRLERAGILLAPSMEATSLVVKLQWFLGTGRPLSELSIDIAWEILPEAIFPS, from the coding sequence TTGAAACGCATCGTCGAGGTCGTGTTCACGGGTGGAACGATCGGAAGCGTGGCCATCGGCGACACCCTGGACACCTCATCGAACCCGCCAAGACAATTATTGTCCATGTGCGGGATGGAAGGTGTGGAATTCCGCGAAAGCGAACCTTTCCGGATCCTTTCCGAAGACGCCGGCACGGAGCACTGGACGCGCCTTGCCGCCCACCTGGCCGGTCTGGATTACGCCAACCTCGACGCGATCGTGGTGACGCACGGCTCGGACACGATGGCCTGGACCGCCAAGGCGCTGGCCTTCGCGTTGGCGGGAGCGCCTGTCCCGATCGTGCTGGTTGGATCGGACCGGCCGCTGGCCGACCCATCTTCCAACGGATGCGACAATTTCCGGGATGCGGTCGCATTCGCCCTGGGCGAGAAATTGCCGGGAGTCTACGTCGCCTGGAAAAACCGCCAGGAACCGACCTCCATCCATCTTGCCGGCCGCATCCTGCCCTGCGATCCATACGATGACGGTTTCCGTTCCGCCAGGGGGCTTCGCTTCGGGGTGGTGGAAAAGGGCGTGTTCCAGCGCGGGACGGAGGATGCGAATCCGACCAGAAGCCGCATCGCCCGATCGGCCATGGAACAGGCCTGGAAACGATCCCGAAGCGAGGCGACGGCGGGAACCGCCTTCGATTCCCGCGTTCTTGTCCTGCCTGCCAGGCCGGGCGCCGACCATTCGTCGGTGGATCCATCGACGTGGAATGCCATTCTCCAGATCGCCTACCACTCCTCGACGGCCCCCAGTCAGCCGGGCCATGGATCCCTCCAGGACCTGGCTTCGCGTTGTGCGGTCACGGGAGTCCCGTTGATTCTCGGTCCCTGTCGCCGGGATCATGCCGCCTACGAAAGCGCGAGCCGATTGGAGCGCGCCGGAATCCTGCTCGCGCCCTCCATGGAGGCGACATCCCTGGTCGTCAAGCTCCAGTGGTTTTTGGGAACGGGGCGCCCCCTGAGCGAGTTGAGCATCGACATCGCGTGGGAAATCCTCCCCGAAGCTATTTTCCCCTCGTGA
- the tgt gene encoding tRNA guanosine(34) transglycosylase Tgt: MIATDGAARTGELQTDHGPIRTPAFMPVGTAGSVKSLSTEEVVDTGADVILGNTYHLWLRPGTAFLRDWGGLRKFNRWPKALLTDSGGFQAWSLAKIRKIDDEGITFASHLDGSKLRFTPQSVLDAQRDIGADVIMALDECTPHDADFKTAERSWERTLSWTRTMADLWRQDPTAHGHRQMLFPIVQGALHDGLRERSAREVAALDLPGNAIGGLSVGEPEEDMYRIAKLCCEILPANKPRYVMGVGTPRNLLELIDRGADMFDCVMPTRNARNGMVFTWNGSFHYKAARVAADPRPFDPSCGCAACKLGYSRGYLRHLFKASEILPLRLATLHNIHFYQELMDASRNALAEGRWQSFKSQTLRRLEGNGDPA; this comes from the coding sequence ATCATCGCCACCGACGGCGCCGCCCGAACCGGTGAGCTCCAAACCGATCATGGCCCCATCCGGACTCCGGCTTTCATGCCGGTGGGCACCGCCGGTTCCGTGAAATCCCTTTCCACCGAGGAGGTCGTGGACACCGGAGCGGATGTCATCCTGGGCAATACCTACCACCTGTGGCTGCGTCCTGGAACGGCGTTCCTGCGGGACTGGGGTGGATTGCGGAAATTCAACCGCTGGCCCAAGGCACTGTTGACAGATTCCGGCGGATTCCAGGCCTGGTCGCTGGCCAAGATCCGCAAGATCGACGACGAAGGCATCACGTTCGCGTCCCACCTGGACGGTTCCAAGCTTCGTTTCACTCCCCAATCGGTGCTGGACGCCCAACGCGACATCGGGGCGGACGTGATCATGGCCCTGGACGAATGCACTCCCCACGATGCCGACTTCAAGACCGCAGAACGCTCCTGGGAGCGCACCCTTTCCTGGACACGCACGATGGCCGACCTGTGGAGGCAGGATCCGACGGCCCACGGTCATCGCCAGATGTTGTTCCCGATCGTGCAAGGCGCCCTGCACGACGGCCTGCGCGAACGATCCGCCCGGGAAGTCGCCGCCTTGGATCTGCCCGGAAACGCCATCGGAGGCCTTTCCGTGGGCGAACCGGAAGAGGACATGTACCGCATCGCCAAGCTCTGCTGCGAGATCCTCCCCGCGAACAAGCCGCGCTACGTGATGGGAGTCGGGACACCCCGCAACCTGCTGGAGTTGATCGATCGCGGCGCGGACATGTTCGACTGCGTCATGCCGACCCGCAACGCCCGCAACGGCATGGTCTTCACCTGGAACGGATCCTTCCACTACAAGGCTGCCCGAGTGGCTGCCGACCCACGCCCGTTCGATCCCTCCTGCGGATGCGCGGCTTGCAAACTCGGCTACTCGAGAGGCTATCTGCGCCACCTGTTCAAGGCTTCGGAAATCCTTCCGTTGCGGCTTGCGACCCTGCACAACATCCATTTCTACCAAGAGCTGATGGATGCTTCCAGAAACGCCTTGGCCGAGGGTCGCTGGCAGAGCTTCAAATCCCAGACCCTTCGCAGGCTGGAAGGCAACGGAGACCCCGCTTGA